The DNA segment TGGACAATCATATGTTCGTCGCGTCGAGCTTGATCGGCTTTACCGTGATGCAGCGCTACCCGCAACTGAAGGCGGTGGTCGCCCATGGCAAAGCCTCGTGGATGGAAGAGGTGATCGAAAAGATGGAAGCCTCGACGCGGGTGGTGCCGCTCCTGCACTACTACCCAGTGCGCACGGACCCGGAAGAGATGTGGGAAGAAGGGCACGTGTTGCTGGGGTTCGATGCCGAAGAGCGGCTCATTCAGAAACTGCCCCATGTCTTCGCGGAGAAAGTCGTCTGGGGCTCGCGCTATCCGCACCACGACACCACCAGCGCCTGGGACGCCATTACCCTGCTCACGCTCGCGCAAGTCGATGAGCCGACCATCGCTCGCATGCTCGGGAAAAACGCGGCGGAACAGTTCGGCGTCAAGCTCGTGCAAACAGTCAGCGGCGAAGACGCTTCGCACGGTCGGTAAGAAGCGCACCCTTGCCCATGGCAATATCCGCCCTATCACAACCGTGTCATTGCGAACGGCGTAAAGCATCTTTGCCAGAGCGGATCGAGATGGCTTCGTCGCTCCGCTCATCGCAATGACCCTCACAAGCGCGGTTCCTCTCTCACTCACCGCGCTTCTCCCCCGCTTGCAAGAAAGACGATCCACATTCCCACCGCATAGCAGACGATCAGGAGACCGCCACCCGGCTCGAGAAGAAAGAACCGTCTCTCGGCCCGATACACGATGCCCATCAAGCCGACGTTCATGAGGAGCAGGCTCAGCAACGCCGTAACGACATGAGCGCGGCTAACCGCACCGAGCAGCGGACCCGAACGATAGGCGACATCCGTCACGAACAAGGCGCTCATATTGAATGCATTACTGCCAAAGAGATTCCCTACAGCTAAGTCCAAGGCTCCCAAACGCACGGCGGCCAGGGAACTGACCAGTTCGGGCAACGAAGTCGTGACGGCAACCAAGGAAGCCCCAATGGCGGTCGTCCCCACGCCGGTGCTCTCGGCGATCGCTTTCGCAGAAAAAGCCAAGTAGGGCGCGGCGACGACGATAACTATCGCGGCGGCAGCGAACCCAGTTATCGCTTGCCGCAACGCTCCATTCTCGGATGGGAACCGTCGCGCCCCCTCCGGTTGTCGCTGTCCCAGATCCTCTTGCCGATAGACAACTCTCATTCCTAGACAATAGAGCAAGAGAAGCAGGAAGCTGTCGAGCCCAACTTCCCAGACCGCCAGGTTCGTTCAGAGCACGAGAAAAAGAGCGGCAAGGCTGGTGAGCATCATGGCCAATGCTGCGCTCAACGCATGGGCATGAGCGACTTGCGACGCCACCTGTCGCCGCCGAGAGAGCAGGTCAACGATGCCGAGGATGCACATGTTCGCCATATTACTGCCAAACAAATCGCCGACCGCAAGGTCGGGAGCCTCCAACAACGCGGCATTGATGTCGGTAAGAATCTCGGGGAGGGAGGTCGCTCCGGCTAGGAGCACGGAGCCGATCCAAACACGGCCAAGACCGGAGTGCTCGGCAATCCGATCGCCATAGAGCGACAGTTTGGTTCCCGCGACGATAATCGCCGCCGCACTCAGGAGAAAGACGAGCCAAGGCATGGACAAGCGAGCCTTCGTTTTCCGGCATCATGCCCTCATCACGCCAAACCGCTCCCTGCGGGCGGGGCGAAGGGCGTGAGGCCGAGAACTCCCGCTTGTACGAACAAAGGACTCGCGCCTTTCCCGTAAAGACAAGTGAGCATGAGCAACAGATAGTCTCGCAAGTGGCGCGTCATGAGAAAATTTCGCCGAACGTATTCGCGGCCTTTGGTACCCATTCGTTCGGCCGCGTGTGGATGCGTCAGAAGAAAACGCAGACGAAACGCCGCCCCTTCGGGCGAATGCACGAGAAATCCGTTCACCCCGTGGATGATCTGGGCCGGAATGCCGCCTACCGCGCCGCCGATCACGGGTTTCCCTTTCCAGAGTCCTTCGGTCACGGTAAGCCCGAATCCCTCGCGGGTGGATTTCTGGAGGATCACGGTGGCGGCGCGTTGCAACGCATTAATCTCGAGGTCGCTGTCCGGCGGCAATTCGAGAACGAAGATATCCGGATCGCCATCCGCAGCTTCGCGCACCTCGGCCAGCACCTGCTCTCCTTCGGGATCGTCGGCGGCGCCACCACCAGCTAGCACCAACTGGCAATCGAAGGTTGGCCGCACCAACCGATACGCGGCAATCACGCCCAATGGGTCCTTGAAGTGATCGAAACGGGACACTTGCACAAGCAGCGGTCGCGAGCGATCTATACCGAACCGGTCGGTAACGGCGGAGATCTCGGCCTCGCCCAAGTCGCGATTCTTTTCGCTCAGCGGATCGATCGAAGGCGCGATAATCAATTGAGGAATCGCAAGATCGCGCGCGAACTGCGGCACGTGGAACACAGCGGCGTGGGCGTAGCGGACGGCGTGCCGGAGGAACCGCCATACTCGTTCGTTCGGGCGGGAAACGTCGATGTGACAACGCCACACCAGCCGTGCTTTCGCTCGCCGCCAGTGTTCGATGAGGTAAGCAGGCTGAGGATCGTGCACCATGACCACATCGCCTGCGGGGCTGAGGCGTTGGGCATTGTGGCGCAGGCAGTCGAGATACGTATCGAAGTCCTCTTGTGACAGTTCCTGTTCGTCGCCTTGCAAGGTGTTATGAAACGCTTTCGTAACTTCGAAGAACTCCGCCGGGCCGGTGACGACATCCCACTGCGTCCGAATCCCAAGCGCCTCCGTCAACGGCGTGAGACGGTGGAGAATTTCGGCGACACCTCCGCCGCTACGCGTCGAGTTGATATGCTGGAGAGTGCGACCCCGCAACGCTTCCGCCAAACGCATCAGTTCGTCCAGCACCGGCTGACCGACTATTTCTTGATAAGGCTCAAACATGTGCGCCTCCGTCCCGAGTGCCCTGCAGTTCGTCAGCGATCATCTCCGCCAAATACGAGCGATTGTCCTCTAAGCTTCTGAGGTAGGGATCGAAAGAATCCAGACGACGCGCCAGCTCGGAAAACCCCCACAAGTCGAACCACTCGGCAAAATCGTTCCGCCCGCCCTGAGGCGTGGCTTTCGGCTCGAACAGGTGGTAAGCGATCGAGGCGCTTTCCACTGTAGTGAAGACTGACAGAAATTCCTGTGGCGTCGTGGCCTGAAGACCGCATGACAAGATCACCAAGCGAGGCTGGCAAAAAATGAATTCCAGCCCAGGAGGCGCCACCCCACCTTCGCCACGTTGCGAGAGATAGTCGGCAAGCGTCACAGAAATCTCTCGTCGCACTTCCTGTAGCGTCGCGGCGCGGAATAAATTGAGATTGGCCAAGCGTTCCGCCACTACGCCGTTGCCGAGAACGCTCCCAACCCATTGCGCAAAATCGTTGGGGTATTCGGACGAGATCTCCGGGTCCAGAAAAAAGCGGCGATGCAGATGGTAGAAGATGGACAGTTCTTCGACCAAAGTGACACACATGAGCAACTGCCCTAGCGACGCCGCCCGCAAGGTGGTCGCTTCTACTAAATACACCGATTTATGGAAAACGAACGGCGGAAGAAGCTTTTCCGTGGCGCCATCCGCGCACGTAAGTGCGGTTTCCGGCGCTTTGATCGAAGGCTGAGCCATACGACATTCTCCTTGGGCTTAAGGCATTATAAAAACGCTCTCGCTTCTCCACCCTCGTCGAAAGCGCTAACAGACTAGCAAAAAAGAGACTACGACAGCAGTCGCTTTGACCGGACATTCACGGGGTAAGCTGACCCGCGCCCAAGCACAGCGTCCCGTTTTGCCCCAAAGCTCCAGAAAAACTTTCAGTTCTTTCCATCTCCTGGCGGCACCTTCCTTGCTGTACCCCCGACTGCAACTGGAATGCCCATTCTGGAGGGGACCATGACGTGGACAGATACCATCCTGCAAAGCGCCGTTCGTGAGTATCTTGGCGAACGGCGACTGATCGTCGTGTCAAATCGCGAACCTTACTTACATCGCTACGATGGCGACCGCATGATTTGCGAGCGCCCGGCTTCCGGCATGGCGAGTGGGCTCGACCCCGTGCTCCGCACCTGTGGAGGGGTATGGGTCGCCCACGGCAGTGGCGCTGCGGACCGCTTGGTGGTCGATGCCCACAATCGCGTCAACGTGCCGCCGGAAGGGCCGCGCTACACGCTCAAACGAGTTTGGCTGACCAAAGAAGAAGAAGCCAGGTATTATTACGGATTTTCCAACGAAGCCCTCTGGCCCCTCTGTCACGTGGTCTTCACGCGGCCCCGTTTTACGCCGGAGGACTGGAACGCATACGTGCGGGTGAACGAAAAATTCGCCCGGGCTGTGCTCGAAGAGATCGGCGACACGCCCGCGATGGTGTGGGTGCAAGACTATCATTTCGCCCTGCTGCCGCGACTGCTCAAAGAGGCGCAGCCAGATATCTTGGTTGCGCAATTCTGGCATGTGCCCTGGCCTAATCCCGAAGTGTTCCGCATTTGCCCGTGGAAGCAGGACATCCTCTGGGGATTACTGGCGAACGACCTGCTCGGTTTTCATATTCGCTATCACTGCGACAACTTCCTCGCCACCGTAGACCGCGAGTTGGAAGTACGGGTGGACCGCGAACGGTCCTCGGTGTTTCATCATAACGGCGTGGAAACGCAGGTGCGGCCCTTCCCCATCGGCACGGATTTCGCCGCGCTCTCACGCCAAGTGGACGGCGAGGACGTCACCGCTATCACCCGACAACTGACGACAACCTTCGGGTTGCACGGCCATCGCATCTGTCTTGGGCTCGATCGCTTCGATTACACCAAAGGCATTCCCGAACGCATACGCGCCATCGATCGCCTCTTCGCTAAGTACCCCGAGCATCGCGAACGTGTGATGTTCCTGCAAGCGGGACCGGAGAGTCGCGGACACCTGGCGCGCTATAAAGAACTGAACGAAGAGATCAACGACCTCGTAGAAGCAGTCAACTGGCGACACGGGACCGGCACGTGGACGCCAATCCTGTTGCTCCGTCGTCATTTTTCCCTCTCGCAAGTGCTCGCGTTGTTTCGCTTGGCGGAGGTCTGTGTGGTCAGCCCGCTGCACGACGGCATGAATCTCGTCGCGAAAGAGTATATCGCCGCAAAGAACGACGAGAACGGCGTGCTCGTCCTAAGCCAATTTACCGGCGCGGCGCGAGAGTTACCTCAGGCGTTGTCGATCAACCCGTACGATATCGAAAGTTGTACCGACGCCATTCACACGGCCTTAACGATGGAGCAAGAAGAACGCGTCATCCGCATGCGCGGGTTACGCGCGACCGTAGAGAAGCACAACATCTACCGGTGGGCGGGAAAAGTCTTGGAAACCTTAGCATTGCTGCGAAACGCCAGTGACTTTTCATCCATACCGGTAGTCCTCCACGCGGGGACTAGCATGGACAACAGTCTCGAAGAGGAAGGAGACGCCACTCATGACCGATAGGAAGAACGCTGCCGCATTGCGGATCGCTCAATCCTCGTTCTTGAGTTCCGGTTGTTTTTTCGACTACCTCGTATCTGGCCAGCTGACCCCGATGATCACGACCTCATCTCTTCACCCTGTCCATGAAGCAACCGAGCCTACTGTGGCGCTTCGATGCGCGGCGGCTCTCCGCCTCTTTGTAGCTCTCGATTACGATGGGACGTTAGTGTCAATCGCTCCTCGTCCCGAAGAAGCGCGCCCGACCGCGACCGTGCTCGATTTACTGTCGCGATTGGCGCAGACGCCGGACATCAGCGTCGTGATCGTTAGCGGACGCCCGCTAGCCGATCTTCGCACTCTCCTTCCCATCCCAGGAGTGGCATACATCGGTACGCACGGCCTGGAGATCTGTACTGCAGAAGGAGAAGTCTCTTCCCTTCTCCCGCCTGGTGCTTTTTCCACGATCTTGAGCTGCTTACGGCGTGACGCCGAACGCCTCATCGCAGGAGTTCCTGGAGTCTTTCTCGAAGACAAAGGACAAGCGCTGGCGTTGCACTACCGTCTAGCACCTCAGGAAACCGCCGCACGCCTTGTGCCCCAGTTCCTCGCGAACATTCGCGGGTATCAAACGAGAGGGGTCGCGTTAGAGGTGTTGCATGGGAAGAAAACGCTCGAAGTTTGTCCCGTGGGTGTCAATAAAGGAAAAGCGCTGCAATTCTTTCTGCGTCCGCGCGACCCGGCGACACTCCCGCTCTACATCGGCGACGACGCCACCGACGAGGCCGCGTTTCGGGCATTGCATAGGCACGGCATCACCATTCTCGTGGCGGACCCACCACGACACACCTTCGCGCAGTACTACGTGCGCAATCCAGATGAAGTCTCGCAGTTGATCACGCGCATGCTCAACATGCGCGACTCGGCGCAACGCGACGCTTAGTCGCTATCTCCAAAACCTTTTCGGATGGCACCCAAAAGCAAAAATCCCCCCGACAGCCGCTATACGTCTGTCGGCCCCCTTTGGCAAAGCTCCCCTTGAAAGACCCTTTCTGGCCTCTTTCTTGCTTTTCCTTGCTTTCCGAGGATGACAACCGTAGGCTGATGCAAAGAGGCGCGGGAAAGGAGATCACATGCTTCTCGAAGAGCATCTGTGGGACATCCACCCATGGAGAGATTGCTTACGCGTCATGCCCAAGTATTACATGAAGAAAGGAAGAAAAGACTATATGCGAAGAGTTGTATGTTCGCTTCAGCATGGGCTCGCTCGGGCAGTCGTGGTCGGAGGTCTGCTAGCCGCTCTCGGCGAGACACCGGAACCTCTCCACGCTGCGGACCTATCCGTGCAGTATGCGGTGGACGCCACCAAACTCAAAAAAGTCAAAGACGGAGCCGTGTTCAACTTTAAGCTCTATAATGACGCGGCTTGCACCAATCCACCGGTGCGCAGCCAGCTTGTCCTCGTCGAGGACGTTGCCGTGCTGAAAGAATTGCGCCTGCTGAAACGGATCGGTGCCTCGGCGCCACCCAAAACCGCGCACCTTGAGCAGGTCATGACCAACGTCACGCCCCACCCCGATCTTTTTTTAAGCGTGAGTGGCAGCGGAATTGTCCCGGTCGGCGGGAGTTGCCAACGGCAACTGACCCCCGCGTTGGGCACGAGCGCCGTAGCCGGGACGCTTATCATGTGGTCCGGCACCTTGGCGACGATCCCCACCGGTTGGGCGCTGTGTGACGGCACCAACGGCGCCCCCGATCTCCGAGATCGGTTCATTCGCGGCGCATCTGACGGGCAGGCTCCTGGGGAGACTGGCGGCGCCACGACGCACAGTCATACCATCAACAACCACACGCATTCGTTTTCGGACTCCACTTCGTCAGATGCCAGTGGAAGCTCCGTCAGCCCATCGTTTCTGGGCGCCGAGGTCGCTTCCCCTCATAGCCACGATCATTCAGTCAGTGGCACAACCGGCAATCCAGGATCGCCGTCCACAACCTCCGTCGCTCACCTGCCGCCATTCTTCAAACTGGCGTTTCTGATGAAACTGCCATAACAGTGTGAAAATGCTTGTTCACGACCAGCAACTATCGAACAACGATCATATCAAGTGCCTATCCGAATAACGGTGGACCCTATGTCATGTCGAGCGGAGCGAGACATCTTTCTTCAGTGTTCAAAGCGAGATTCTTCGCTCCGCTCAGAATGACAGCAGCGGGCGATAGTGGTTATGCGGATAGGCTCTAAGGAGCCCGTTCATGAGCAAATCACCGATCATATGGCAATGGATGACTTCAGGAATTGTGGCGTTCGCGTTGGCGTTCTCTGCGACTGAGGCTTTGCCCTCAGACCTCCCTGTCAGTTACCGTGTACTCTTGAGCAAGACGAAAAGGCAAGTCAATGGCACACAACTGACGTTCAACCTTCACACCGACGCGGCCTGCGCCACCGCGCCGGTCTTCACCGACACAGTATTCATCGAGGACGCATCCCTGCTCGAAGAACTGCGTCTCATCAAACGCACGGGCGCGGACCCGGTGCCGCGCTTGGCGCATCTGCAACACGTGCTCACGGGCGTGACTCCCACGCCGGTGCTCTTCCTGCACATAGTCGGCGCGTTTCCTCCGACAGGAGAGGAATGTCAACAACAAATCCTCCCAGCCTCAAACACGAACTTTCCTCCTGGCGCCATTGCTCTCTGGTCCGGCTTGCTCGCCAATCTCCCGCCGGGTTGGGCGTTGTGCGATGGCGCCAACGGCACGCCGGACTTACAAGACCGCTTCGCGCAGGGGGCTTCGGCTGGTCAAGAGCCAGGATCAACCGGAGGGGCATCGACCCACAGCCATACGGCGACGCATACGCACCCCTTTTCCGCTACCTCAGGTCAGCATGACGAGGATGCGGTCGTTGCCGGGGTTGGAGCTAACATCGCTCGGGAAAATCACACCCACGCGGTCAGCGGGACAACCGGCTCTTCCTCGCCAAGCACAGACACCCCTTCCCATTTGCCGCGTTTTTATAAACTGGCGTTTATCTTCAAGCTGCCTTAGCAGAGACAAACGTACCGACGGGAAGAAAGAACACCCACACCTTATCAACGACACTTCAGGAGTATGTCATGAACACGATCCATTTCTCCAGGCTCTTGGCCGCAACACTCAGCCTAGGAGTCATCTGTCTCGGAGGAACACCGCGCGAGGCACAGGCCGCCGAGTTGCCGGTGAGTTATCTTGTCGATCAAGCCAAAATCAAAACGGTGTCGGATGGGACGTCGCTCTTCTTTCAACTGTTCGCTAACGCGTCATGTTCGGGCGACCCACTGTCCACCACAGAAATTGCTGTTGAGGCTGTCGCGCTCTTGGAAGACGTGCGGTTGCTCAAACGAACAGGGACGACAGCCCCGGCCAAAACCGCGCGCCTTTCTCACGTCTTGAGTGGAGTCTCCCACCAGCCAGTCTTTTTCCTCAAAGTCTTAGGGGCTTTTCCATTTCCAGGTGAAGAATGCCAGCAGCAGGCATCGCCTGCTTTAGGGTTCCACGCGCCAACCGGGCTCATCACCACTTGGTCGGGAACACTCGCCAACATTCCGGTAGGCTGGACATTGTGCGACGGCAGCAACGGAACTCCGGACCTTAGAGAACGCTTTATCCTCGGAGTCACAACCGGCGTAGACCCGGGCGCGACCGGCGGGACCGACACTCCCCATAGTCATACGGTGAATTCGCACACGCATGCATGGTCCGATACGTCGGGTGGACCAAGTACGACCACCGATGCGGGCACGAGTGGCTCCGCTGCTTCGGATTCTCACACCCACGTCTTTAGTGGGACTACGAGTGCAGACTCGACGAGCACGGGGTCAACCGCACACCTGCCCTCGTATTACGAATTGGCGTTTATTAGGAAGCTGTGATGCACTGGAGTGCCGCATTTCCCTGCGAGGGAAAGCATGGACTTGACGATGAGCCTCGGCAATAAACTCACGTGGTATCTCTTAATTGGCGTCCTCGCCGTGATGGGATTGGACGTTTACTTTAGTCTCAAACGCACGCATACCAACTTACTGGACGATATCCGCCGCGAAGTCGCCGCCATCAGCCGCACGCTCCGAGTCTCGCTGGAAAAGGCTGGGGATGACGATCCCCAGCGCTACTTCACCCAACTGGCCCCCGAAATCAGCGGCTTTGAAAACGTCCTTGGCGTGGTGTTCTATGACCAACAGGGACGGAGGGCGACCCTCTCACCGTCCTTACAGGACCAAGTGTTGCCAACAGTCGACGTCCGCAGAGTGATCGAGACGAAGATGCCGATCGAAGGGGTGTTCACCACTGGAGTCGGACAGCGGTACTATCGGGTTGAACCGATCGTTGGGACGCATGGACGAGGGCTTGCTGCGTTCTTGGTCATAGAAGATTTTCCCTTCTTCACGCGCGAACTCCGAGGCCGGATGGCGCAGTCTGTGCTCACGATCCTGATGTTGTTGATCGTCCTGTCGGCAATCGTGTCGATCATCATCCGGCAAGGCATCACGCAGCCGCTCCGCACCCTCACCCATCGTGTGGAGGAGATTGACGCAGGCAAGTTCGACCAGCGACTCCGCCTCCATCGCCGTGATGAGATAGGTCGCCTTGCTCAAGCGTTCGACCAGATGTGTGTTCGTCTGGAAGAAGCGTATCGGCAGTTGCTCGAAGAAGGGAAAGAGAAAGCGCACCTAGAGCGCGCCTTGCGCCACTCTGAGACCCTGGCCGCATTGGGAAAGATGGCGTCTCGCTTGGCCCATGAGATCGGCACTCCGCTCAATGTCATTCAAGGTCGCGCCGAGCAGCTCCTACGCCGTAACATCCTGGAAGAGAAAGATCGAGTATTTCTGAACGTCATCGTTTCCCAAATCGAGCGTATTAGCGGCTTCATTCGCCAACTGCTCACGTTAGCTCGTCGCCCAGAACCGCAACTACGCCCAGTTGCCGTCAACGAGATCGTTCTTCGGGTGTGGAACATTATGACGCTCCAGGAACACCCCGACGGCATCAAGATTGTCCTCGACCTTATGCTGGCGCCGCCGCCAACGCTCGGAGACCCGGATCAACTCCAACAGGTCATCCTGAATCTAACCGTCAATGCCGTGCAAGCCGTCGGCCGCGACGGTCGCGTCACGCTCCGTACTCGGGTGGACACCGCCAACGCTTCGTTGCACGGAGAGAGCATCGTCATCGAGGTGGCGGATACTGGCCCAGGGATTGCACAGTCAGAACAAGCCCAGGTCTTTGAGCCCTTCTTTACAACAAAGGGCATGGAAGGCGGCACGGGGTTAGGATTAGCTATTTGCAAGGAGATTGTTTTGAACCACCATGGGGAGATCCGTGTCGAGAGCGAGAAAGGGACAGGAACACGATTTGTCGTCGCCCTTCCAACGACGAGCGTGCGGACAGATCAGCCATCGCTCTTAGGCAACCTGCAACGGGAGCACGATTATGACAACGACATCGCCTAGGCTACGAGGGCGCATCCTCGTCCTCGATGACGAACGGGAGATGGCTGCATTCCTAGCGGATCTCTTGACCGACGAGGGCTATGCGGTCGAAACTTACCAGCAAGGGGAAGCCGTCCTTTCGGCGCTAGAGAAAGGCGGAGCAGATCTTCTTGTCACGGATTTGGTGATGAAAGGCATGCAGGGCCTGGAAATGCTCCGAGCAGCGAAGCAGCGCGATCCGCACTTGGCCATTGTCATGATCACTGCGTTCGGCACGATCGAAAGCGCGGTCGAAGCTATGCGGCTCGGCGCTTTCTACTATCTGACGAAACCGTTCAAAGCTGCGGATCTTTTGCTTGTTGTCGAACGCGCCTTCGAAGAGCGCCATCTGCGCACCGAAATTCGCCGTCTTCAACATGAGGTGGAAGCGCACTACCATTTCGACAAGATTATCGGCAAGAGCGCGGCCATGCAGCGTGTCTTTACCTTGGTGCACCGTCTTAAAGACAGCACGGTAAATATACTGCTGACCGGAGAAAGCGGTACCGGCAAGGACCTCTTAGCTCGGACGCTGCATTACCACAGCGCGCGAGCGCAGGCGCCGTTCGTACCTGTCAATTGCGCTGCGATTCCCGAACAACTGCTGGAAGCGGAGCTGTTCGGCTACGTGCAGGGCGCCTTCACCGACGCACGGAAGGACAAGAAGGGACTTTTTACCGAAGCACACCGCGGGACACTCTTCCTCGATGAGGTTGGGGAACTGCCATTGTTGCTGCAAACGAAATTGCTGCGGGTCATCGAAGATAAAGAAGTGCGCCCGCTGGGCTCGACCAAAGGGGAAAAGACCGACGTCCGCATTATCGCGGCGACGAATCGTGACCTGCGACGAGCCGTCCAAGAGGGTTCTTTCCGCCAGGACCTCTACTATCGCCTCAACGTGGTAGATATTCACCTGCCATCGCTCCGTGAGCGTCTCGAAGATGTTCCGCTGTTAATCCAACATTTTTTCGAGAAATCCGCGCAATCCTCGCGCGTCCACCGGTTTTCTTCCGACGCGTTGCGCGCACTGCTCAATTATCCCTGGCCGGGGAATGTCAGAGAACTGGAAAACGTCATCGAACGGGCTTTGGTGCTCTGTATGGGGGAAGAAATCGCGCTGGACGATCTGCCCGCTCATGTAACCGGAAGCCAGTCACATCTGCTCACACTGCACGATGCCTTGCTGCGTCGACGGCCGCTTATCGATATCGAACGCGAGTACACGCTCTTGGCACTGGAGCTGACGGAAGGGAAGAAGAAAGAAGCTGCAGAATTGTTGGGCATCGATCGTAAGACGCTCTATCGTAAGCTGGAAGAATACAGCAGAGCGCCCGAGGAGCAGACTGCCGACAAGTAGATCACGAGCGCGGGAGAAGAGCGAATCGCCATTTGATCAACGGCGGCGTCACGAGGGTGGTGCCAATCACCATAATCACCACCACGCCGTAGGTCGCCGAATCGACCACGGGCTTGCCGTGAAGCGTCAGACTGGCGCCAATGCTAGCGAAGATCAGCCCCACTTCGCCCCGAGGGATCATCCCTAACCCCACGACCATACGATCAACTCCGCGCTGCAGCACGCCCAGGGAGCAGATCTGCTTGCCGGCGATGGCGACGATGGTGAGACATGCGGCAAAGCCGAGGAGATCGCTCTGGGTAAAGTCCGCGATATTGACCCGCGCGCCCATGGTGACGAAGAA comes from the Deltaproteobacteria bacterium genome and includes:
- a CDS encoding glycosyltransferase, translated to MFEPYQEIVGQPVLDELMRLAEALRGRTLQHINSTRSGGGVAEILHRLTPLTEALGIRTQWDVVTGPAEFFEVTKAFHNTLQGDEQELSQEDFDTYLDCLRHNAQRLSPAGDVVMVHDPQPAYLIEHWRRAKARLVWRCHIDVSRPNERVWRFLRHAVRYAHAAVFHVPQFARDLAIPQLIIAPSIDPLSEKNRDLGEAEISAVTDRFGIDRSRPLLVQVSRFDHFKDPLGVIAAYRLVRPTFDCQLVLAGGGAADDPEGEQVLAEVREAADGDPDIFVLELPPDSDLEINALQRAATVILQKSTREGFGLTVTEGLWKGKPVIGGAVGGIPAQIIHGVNGFLVHSPEGAAFRLRFLLTHPHAAERMGTKGREYVRRNFLMTRHLRDYLLLMLTCLYGKGASPLFVQAGVLGLTPFAPPAGSGLA
- a CDS encoding trehalose-6-phosphate synthase, with amino-acid sequence MTWTDTILQSAVREYLGERRLIVVSNREPYLHRYDGDRMICERPASGMASGLDPVLRTCGGVWVAHGSGAADRLVVDAHNRVNVPPEGPRYTLKRVWLTKEEEARYYYGFSNEALWPLCHVVFTRPRFTPEDWNAYVRVNEKFARAVLEEIGDTPAMVWVQDYHFALLPRLLKEAQPDILVAQFWHVPWPNPEVFRICPWKQDILWGLLANDLLGFHIRYHCDNFLATVDRELEVRVDRERSSVFHHNGVETQVRPFPIGTDFAALSRQVDGEDVTAITRQLTTTFGLHGHRICLGLDRFDYTKGIPERIRAIDRLFAKYPEHRERVMFLQAGPESRGHLARYKELNEEINDLVEAVNWRHGTGTWTPILLLRRHFSLSQVLALFRLAEVCVVSPLHDGMNLVAKEYIAAKNDENGVLVLSQFTGAARELPQALSINPYDIESCTDAIHTALTMEQEERVIRMRGLRATVEKHNIYRWAGKVLETLALLRNASDFSSIPVVLHAGTSMDNSLEEEGDATHDR
- the otsB gene encoding trehalose-phosphatase; protein product: MTDRKNAAALRIAQSSFLSSGCFFDYLVSGQLTPMITTSSLHPVHEATEPTVALRCAAALRLFVALDYDGTLVSIAPRPEEARPTATVLDLLSRLAQTPDISVVIVSGRPLADLRTLLPIPGVAYIGTHGLEICTAEGEVSSLLPPGAFSTILSCLRRDAERLIAGVPGVFLEDKGQALALHYRLAPQETAARLVPQFLANIRGYQTRGVALEVLHGKKTLEVCPVGVNKGKALQFFLRPRDPATLPLYIGDDATDEAAFRALHRHGITILVADPPRHTFAQYYVRNPDEVSQLITRMLNMRDSAQRDA
- a CDS encoding tail fiber protein, with translation MLLEEHLWDIHPWRDCLRVMPKYYMKKGRKDYMRRVVCSLQHGLARAVVVGGLLAALGETPEPLHAADLSVQYAVDATKLKKVKDGAVFNFKLYNDAACTNPPVRSQLVLVEDVAVLKELRLLKRIGASAPPKTAHLEQVMTNVTPHPDLFLSVSGSGIVPVGGSCQRQLTPALGTSAVAGTLIMWSGTLATIPTGWALCDGTNGAPDLRDRFIRGASDGQAPGETGGATTHSHTINNHTHSFSDSTSSDASGSSVSPSFLGAEVASPHSHDHSVSGTTGNPGSPSTTSVAHLPPFFKLAFLMKLP
- a CDS encoding tail fiber protein — translated: MSKSPIIWQWMTSGIVAFALAFSATEALPSDLPVSYRVLLSKTKRQVNGTQLTFNLHTDAACATAPVFTDTVFIEDASLLEELRLIKRTGADPVPRLAHLQHVLTGVTPTPVLFLHIVGAFPPTGEECQQQILPASNTNFPPGAIALWSGLLANLPPGWALCDGANGTPDLQDRFAQGASAGQEPGSTGGASTHSHTATHTHPFSATSGQHDEDAVVAGVGANIARENHTHAVSGTTGSSSPSTDTPSHLPRFYKLAFIFKLP
- a CDS encoding HAMP domain-containing protein produces the protein MDLTMSLGNKLTWYLLIGVLAVMGLDVYFSLKRTHTNLLDDIRREVAAISRTLRVSLEKAGDDDPQRYFTQLAPEISGFENVLGVVFYDQQGRRATLSPSLQDQVLPTVDVRRVIETKMPIEGVFTTGVGQRYYRVEPIVGTHGRGLAAFLVIEDFPFFTRELRGRMAQSVLTILMLLIVLSAIVSIIIRQGITQPLRTLTHRVEEIDAGKFDQRLRLHRRDEIGRLAQAFDQMCVRLEEAYRQLLEEGKEKAHLERALRHSETLAALGKMASRLAHEIGTPLNVIQGRAEQLLRRNILEEKDRVFLNVIVSQIERISGFIRQLLTLARRPEPQLRPVAVNEIVLRVWNIMTLQEHPDGIKIVLDLMLAPPPTLGDPDQLQQVILNLTVNAVQAVGRDGRVTLRTRVDTANASLHGESIVIEVADTGPGIAQSEQAQVFEPFFTTKGMEGGTGLGLAICKEIVLNHHGEIRVESEKGTGTRFVVALPTTSVRTDQPSLLGNLQREHDYDNDIA
- a CDS encoding sigma-54-dependent Fis family transcriptional regulator, whose translation is MTTTSPRLRGRILVLDDEREMAAFLADLLTDEGYAVETYQQGEAVLSALEKGGADLLVTDLVMKGMQGLEMLRAAKQRDPHLAIVMITAFGTIESAVEAMRLGAFYYLTKPFKAADLLLVVERAFEERHLRTEIRRLQHEVEAHYHFDKIIGKSAAMQRVFTLVHRLKDSTVNILLTGESGTGKDLLARTLHYHSARAQAPFVPVNCAAIPEQLLEAELFGYVQGAFTDARKDKKGLFTEAHRGTLFLDEVGELPLLLQTKLLRVIEDKEVRPLGSTKGEKTDVRIIAATNRDLRRAVQEGSFRQDLYYRLNVVDIHLPSLRERLEDVPLLIQHFFEKSAQSSRVHRFSSDALRALLNYPWPGNVRELENVIERALVLCMGEEIALDDLPAHVTGSQSHLLTLHDALLRRRPLIDIEREYTLLALELTEGKKKEAAELLGIDRKTLYRKLEEYSRAPEEQTADK